In Alloyangia pacifica, the following proteins share a genomic window:
- the preA gene encoding NAD-dependent dihydropyrimidine dehydrogenase subunit PreA, which yields MANLTSDFVGIKSPNPFWLASAPPTDKEYNVRRAYEAGWGGVVWKTLGEEGPPVVNVNGPRYGAIWGADRRLLGLNNIELITDRPLEVNLREIKAVKRDYPDRALVVSLMVPCEEAAWKAILPLVEETGADGVELNFGCPHGMSERGMGSAVGQVPEYIEMVTRWVKQNSRMPCIVKLTPNITDVRKPAEAAKRGGADAVSLINTINSITSVDLDLFAPEPTIDGKGAHGGYCGPAVKPIALNMVAEIARSPETRGMPISGIGGVTTWRDAAEFMALGAGNVQVCTAAMTYGFKVVQEMISGLSQYLDEKGVELSDLVGRAVPNVSDWQNLNLNAISKAKIDQELCISCGRCYAACEDTSHQAIAMSEDRVFTVKDDECVACNLCVNVCPVEGCISMERMDVGATDPRTGKVVPAEFGDWTTHPNNPMARAAE from the coding sequence ATGGCAAATCTGACGAGTGACTTCGTGGGCATCAAATCGCCCAACCCGTTCTGGCTGGCCTCCGCGCCGCCGACCGACAAGGAGTACAACGTCCGCCGCGCCTACGAGGCGGGCTGGGGCGGGGTGGTCTGGAAGACCCTCGGCGAGGAAGGCCCGCCGGTGGTCAACGTCAACGGCCCGCGCTACGGCGCGATCTGGGGGGCGGACCGGCGGCTTCTGGGGCTCAACAACATCGAACTGATCACAGACCGCCCGCTCGAGGTGAACCTGCGCGAGATCAAGGCGGTCAAGCGCGACTATCCCGATCGCGCGCTGGTGGTCTCGCTGATGGTCCCCTGCGAAGAGGCGGCGTGGAAGGCGATCCTGCCGCTGGTCGAGGAGACCGGCGCGGATGGCGTCGAGTTGAACTTCGGCTGCCCGCACGGCATGAGCGAGCGTGGCATGGGCTCGGCGGTGGGGCAGGTGCCCGAGTACATCGAGATGGTGACCCGCTGGGTGAAGCAGAACTCGCGCATGCCCTGCATCGTCAAGTTGACGCCCAACATCACCGACGTCCGCAAGCCCGCCGAGGCGGCCAAGCGCGGGGGCGCGGATGCGGTCAGCCTGATCAACACGATCAACTCGATCACCTCGGTCGATCTCGACCTCTTCGCTCCCGAGCCGACCATCGACGGAAAGGGCGCACACGGCGGCTATTGCGGTCCGGCGGTGAAGCCCATCGCGCTCAACATGGTGGCCGAGATCGCCCGCTCGCCGGAAACGCGCGGGATGCCGATCTCGGGCATCGGCGGGGTGACCACCTGGCGCGATGCGGCGGAGTTCATGGCGCTGGGGGCGGGCAACGTGCAGGTCTGCACGGCGGCGATGACCTATGGCTTCAAGGTCGTGCAGGAGATGATCTCGGGGCTGTCGCAGTATCTCGACGAAAAGGGCGTGGAGCTGTCCGACCTGGTAGGCCGCGCGGTGCCGAACGTGTCGGACTGGCAGAACCTGAACCTCAACGCCATCTCCAAGGCGAAGATCGACCAGGAACTCTGCATCTCTTGCGGGCGCTGCTATGCGGCCTGCGAGGACACCTCGCACCAGGCCATCGCCATGTCCGAGGACCGCGTGTTCACGGTCAAGGACGATGAATGCGTGGCTTGCAACCTCTGCGTCAACGTCTGCCCGGTCGAGGGCTGTATCAGCATGGAGCGGATGGACGTGGGCGCGACGGACCCGCGCACCGGCAAGGTGGTGCCCGCCGAGTTCGGCGACTGGACCACCCATCCCAACAACCCGATGGCCCGCGCGGCGGAGTGA
- a CDS encoding ABC transporter permease: MRNVIPVLTVVLAILVIWYGAAVMLNKQWVLDQAARQDRVLTTPELIAETWAQEKPKLPAPHQVATELWDTVAMKKPTSKRSLVYHAWVTMSATVLGFGLGTLLGFALAVGIVYNRVMDKSVMPWVIASQTIPILAIAPMIIVVLNAIGISGLMPKAMISMYLSFFPVVVGMVKGLRSPDSMQLDQMRTWSATRAQEFWRLRLPASMPYLFASMKIAMAASLVGAIVGELPTGAVAGLGARLLAGSYYGQTIQIWSALLMAAALAAALVGLIGLIQRVTLKRMGMA; the protein is encoded by the coding sequence ATGAGAAACGTGATCCCGGTCCTCACCGTCGTTCTGGCAATCCTGGTGATCTGGTACGGCGCCGCCGTTATGCTCAACAAGCAATGGGTTCTCGACCAGGCGGCGCGACAGGACCGTGTGCTGACCACGCCCGAGCTGATCGCCGAGACCTGGGCACAGGAGAAACCCAAGCTGCCCGCGCCGCACCAAGTGGCCACCGAGCTCTGGGACACGGTGGCGATGAAGAAGCCCACCTCGAAGCGCAGCCTCGTCTACCACGCCTGGGTGACCATGAGCGCCACGGTGCTGGGCTTCGGGCTCGGCACGCTGCTTGGTTTCGCGCTGGCGGTGGGCATCGTCTACAACCGGGTGATGGACAAATCGGTCATGCCTTGGGTGATCGCCAGCCAGACCATCCCCATCCTCGCCATAGCGCCGATGATCATCGTGGTGCTGAACGCCATCGGCATCTCGGGGCTGATGCCCAAGGCGATGATCTCGATGTACCTGTCGTTCTTCCCGGTGGTGGTGGGCATGGTGAAGGGGCTGCGCAGCCCGGACTCCATGCAGCTTGACCAGATGCGCACATGGAGCGCGACCCGGGCGCAGGAGTTCTGGCGGCTGCGGCTGCCGGCCTCGATGCCCTATCTCTTTGCCTCGATGAAGATCGCCATGGCGGCAAGCCTCGTTGGGGCCATCGTCGGCGAGCTGCCGACCGGCGCCGTGGCGGGGCTCGGCGCGCGGCTGCTGGCCGGAAGCTATTATGGGCAGACCATCCAGATCTGGTCGGCGCTGTTGATGGCGGCTGCTCTGGCAGCGGCGCTGGTGGGGCTGATCGGGCTCATTCAGCGTGTCACCCTCAAGCGGATGGGGATGGCATGA
- the rpsD gene encoding 30S ribosomal protein S4, with protein MTKRTSAKYKIDRRMGENIWGRAKSPVNKREYGPGQHGQRRKGKMSDFGLQLRAKQKLKGYYGDLTEKQFRRIFGDAERLKGDTGELLIGLLERRLDAVVYRAKFVPTVFAARQFVNHGHVMVNGKRVNIPSYRVKEGDVIEVREKSKQMVVLLEAVQLAERDVPDYIEADHSKMTATFVRTPGLADVPYAVQMEPNLVIEYYAQN; from the coding sequence GTGACCAAACGCACGTCTGCCAAGTACAAAATTGACCGCCGCATGGGCGAGAACATCTGGGGCCGTGCCAAGTCCCCGGTGAACAAGCGCGAATACGGCCCCGGCCAGCACGGCCAGCGCCGCAAGGGCAAGATGTCGGACTTCGGTCTGCAGCTCCGCGCCAAGCAGAAACTCAAGGGCTACTACGGTGACCTGACCGAGAAGCAGTTCCGTCGCATCTTCGGCGACGCGGAACGCCTCAAGGGTGACACCGGTGAGCTGCTCATCGGCCTGCTCGAGCGCCGCCTGGACGCCGTCGTCTACCGCGCCAAGTTCGTGCCGACCGTCTTCGCGGCCCGTCAGTTCGTGAACCACGGCCACGTGATGGTGAACGGCAAGCGCGTGAACATCCCCTCCTACCGCGTGAAGGAAGGCGACGTGATCGAGGTCCGCGAGAAGTCGAAGCAGATGGTTGTTCTGCTCGAGGCCGTCCAGCTCGCAGAGCGTGACGTTCCCGACTACATCGAGGCCGACCACTCCAAGATGACCGCGACCTTCGTGCGCACCCCCGGCCTCGCCGACGTGCCCTACGCGGTTCAGATGGAACCGAACCTCGTCATCGAATACTACGCGCAGAACTGA
- the hydA gene encoding dihydropyrimidinase: protein MSTVIKGGTIVTADLSYDADVLVEGGRIVEIGQNLKGDEVLDASGCYVMPGGIDPHTHLEMPFMGTYSADNFDSGTRAALAGGTTMVVDFALPSPGQGLLDALQMWDNKSTRAHCDYSFHMAVTWWSEQVFNEMQQVVDRGITTFKHFMAYKGALMVNDDELFASFQRCAELGAIPLVHAENGDVVAELSAKLLAAGNNGPEAHAYSRPPQVEGEATNRAIMIADMAGVPLYVVHVSCEESHEAIRRARQAGKRVWGEPLIQHLTLDESEYASPDWDHAARRVMSPPFRNKAHQDSLWAGLAAGSLSCVATDHCAFTTDQKRYGVGDFTKIPNGTGGLEDRLPMLWTQGVGTGRLTPQEFVAVTSTNIAKILNIYPRKGAILVGADADIVVLDPNREKVISAKTQQSAIDYNVFEGMTVKGLPRFVLSRGKVSVTEGAMSSEEGHGQFVARPPAGPVNKALSSWKELTAPRKVERTGIPASGV from the coding sequence ATGTCCACAGTGATCAAGGGCGGCACCATCGTCACCGCCGACCTGAGCTATGACGCAGACGTGCTGGTCGAAGGCGGCCGCATTGTCGAGATCGGCCAGAACCTCAAGGGCGACGAGGTGCTGGACGCCTCGGGCTGCTACGTGATGCCCGGCGGGATCGACCCGCACACCCATCTCGAGATGCCTTTCATGGGGACCTATTCGGCCGACAACTTCGACAGCGGCACCCGCGCGGCTCTGGCGGGGGGCACCACCATGGTGGTCGACTTCGCGCTGCCCTCGCCGGGGCAGGGGCTGCTCGACGCGCTGCAGATGTGGGACAACAAATCGACCCGCGCGCATTGCGACTATTCGTTCCACATGGCGGTCACATGGTGGAGCGAGCAGGTCTTCAACGAGATGCAGCAGGTCGTGGATCGCGGCATCACCACCTTCAAGCACTTCATGGCCTATAAAGGCGCGCTGATGGTGAACGACGACGAGCTCTTCGCCTCGTTCCAGCGCTGCGCCGAGCTGGGGGCGATCCCGCTGGTGCATGCCGAGAACGGCGACGTGGTGGCCGAGCTCTCCGCCAAGCTGCTCGCCGCCGGCAACAACGGCCCCGAGGCGCACGCCTACTCGCGCCCGCCGCAGGTCGAGGGCGAGGCCACGAACCGCGCCATCATGATCGCCGACATGGCCGGTGTGCCGCTCTACGTGGTGCATGTCAGCTGCGAGGAAAGCCACGAGGCGATCCGCCGCGCGCGGCAGGCGGGCAAGCGGGTCTGGGGCGAGCCGCTGATCCAGCACCTGACGCTCGACGAGAGCGAATACGCGAGCCCCGATTGGGACCATGCCGCGCGCCGCGTGATGTCGCCGCCGTTCCGCAACAAGGCGCATCAAGACAGCCTCTGGGCCGGGCTGGCCGCGGGCTCGCTCTCCTGCGTGGCCACGGACCACTGCGCGTTCACAACCGACCAGAAGCGCTACGGGGTCGGTGATTTCACCAAGATTCCGAATGGCACCGGCGGGCTCGAGGACCGACTGCCGATGCTCTGGACTCAGGGCGTGGGCACTGGCCGGCTGACGCCGCAGGAGTTCGTGGCGGTGACCTCGACCAACATCGCCAAGATCCTCAACATCTATCCGCGCAAGGGGGCGATCCTCGTGGGGGCCGATGCCGACATCGTCGTGCTCGACCCCAACCGTGAGAAGGTGATCTCGGCCAAGACCCAGCAGTCGGCGATCGACTACAACGTCTTCGAGGGGATGACGGTCAAGGGCCTGCCGCGATTCGTGCTGAGCCGCGGCAAGGTCTCGGTCACCGAAGGCGCGATGAGCTCCGAAGAGGGCCACGGCCAGTTCGTCGCCCGCCCGCCCGCCGGGCCGGTGAACAAGGCGCTGAGCTCGTGGAAGGAGCTGACCGCACCGCGCAAGGTGGAGCGCACGGGCATCCCGGCATCCGGGGTCTGA
- a CDS encoding TetR family transcriptional regulator C-terminal domain-containing protein, with amino-acid sequence MPAPSEIRPEKKPSRIQIRNRRKIMDAALDIFSQHGFRGATLDQIAEAAGMSKPNLIYYFDGKEAIHVALLNALMTEWLDPLRELDAQGDPLEEILGYVRRKMEMSRQFPRESRLFAIEIIQGAPRMLPHLESDLKPLFDEKCALIAGWMAAGKLAPQDPQQLIMSIWALTQHFADFDTQVRVLVADDVAGWTAANAHVETIFRAILTPKG; translated from the coding sequence ATGCCCGCTCCCTCCGAAATCCGCCCCGAAAAGAAGCCCAGCCGAATCCAGATCCGCAACCGCCGCAAGATCATGGACGCAGCACTCGATATCTTCTCGCAGCATGGCTTCCGCGGCGCGACGCTCGACCAGATCGCCGAGGCGGCAGGCATGTCCAAGCCCAACCTCATCTATTATTTCGACGGCAAGGAGGCGATCCACGTCGCGCTGCTGAACGCGCTGATGACCGAATGGCTCGACCCGCTGCGCGAGCTTGATGCGCAAGGCGACCCGCTCGAGGAGATCCTCGGCTACGTGCGCCGCAAGATGGAGATGAGCCGCCAGTTCCCGCGCGAGAGCCGGCTCTTCGCGATCGAGATCATCCAGGGCGCGCCGCGCATGCTGCCGCACCTCGAGAGCGATCTGAAGCCGCTCTTCGACGAGAAATGCGCGCTGATCGCGGGATGGATGGCGGCGGGCAAGCTGGCGCCGCAGGATCCGCAGCAGCTCATCATGTCGATCTGGGCGCTGACCCAGCATTTCGCCGACTTCGACACGCAGGTGCGGGTGCTGGTGGCCGACGACGTGGCGGGCTGGACGGCGGCCAATGCCCATGTGGAAACGATCTTCCGGGCGATCCTGACGCCTAAGGGGTAA
- a CDS encoding acetyl-CoA C-acetyltransferase, which translates to MTNVVIASAARTAVGSFSGAFANTPAHDLGAAMLDALVARAGIDKGEVSETILGQVLTAAQGQNPARQAHINAGLPKESSAWSINQVCGSGLRTVMLGAQHILLGDADIVCAGGQENMTLAPHAAHLRAGHKMGDVSYIDTMIRDGLWDAFNGYHMGQTAENVAQQWQISREQQDEFALASQNKAEAAQKAGKFDDEVIPFTVKTRKGEIIVDKDEYIRHGATIEAMQKLRPAFAKDGSVTAANASGINDGAAGVLLMSADNAEKRGIEPLARIVSYATAGLDPSIMGVGPIHASRKALEKAGWKPEDLDLVEANEAFAAQACAVNKDMGWDPAIVNVNGGAIAIGHPIGASGARILNTLLFEMKRRDAKKGLATLCIGGGMGVALCVERD; encoded by the coding sequence ATGACCAATGTCGTAATCGCATCCGCGGCACGTACCGCCGTGGGCAGCTTCAGCGGCGCCTTCGCCAATACCCCCGCCCATGACCTCGGCGCGGCCATGCTCGACGCGCTGGTCGCCCGCGCCGGCATCGACAAGGGCGAGGTGTCCGAGACCATCCTCGGCCAGGTGCTCACCGCGGCCCAGGGCCAGAACCCGGCGCGCCAGGCGCATATCAATGCCGGCCTGCCCAAGGAAAGCTCGGCCTGGTCGATCAACCAAGTCTGCGGCTCGGGCCTGCGCACCGTGATGCTGGGCGCACAGCACATCCTGCTTGGCGACGCCGACATCGTCTGCGCCGGCGGTCAGGAGAACATGACCCTCGCGCCCCATGCCGCGCATCTGCGCGCCGGCCACAAGATGGGCGATGTGAGCTACATCGACACGATGATCCGCGACGGCCTCTGGGATGCCTTCAACGGGTACCACATGGGCCAGACCGCCGAGAACGTCGCGCAGCAGTGGCAGATCAGCCGCGAGCAGCAGGACGAATTCGCGCTGGCCTCGCAGAACAAAGCCGAGGCGGCACAGAAGGCCGGCAAGTTCGACGACGAGGTGATCCCCTTCACCGTCAAGACCCGCAAGGGTGAGATCATCGTCGACAAGGACGAGTACATCCGCCACGGCGCCACCATCGAGGCGATGCAGAAGCTCCGCCCGGCCTTCGCCAAGGACGGCTCGGTCACCGCGGCCAACGCGAGCGGCATCAACGACGGCGCCGCCGGTGTGCTGCTGATGAGCGCCGACAATGCCGAAAAGCGCGGCATCGAGCCGCTCGCCCGCATCGTCTCTTACGCCACCGCGGGTCTCGACCCGTCGATCATGGGCGTCGGACCGATCCACGCCTCGCGCAAGGCGCTGGAGAAAGCCGGCTGGAAGCCCGAGGACCTCGATCTGGTCGAGGCCAACGAGGCCTTCGCCGCGCAGGCCTGCGCGGTGAACAAGGACATGGGCTGGGATCCGGCGATCGTGAACGTGAACGGCGGCGCCATCGCCATCGGCCACCCGATCGGTGCCTCGGGCGCCCGCATTCTGAACACGCTGCTCTTCGAGATGAAGCGGCGCGACGCCAAGAAGGGCCTCGCGACGCTCTGCATCGGGGGCGGTATGGGCGTCGCCCTGTGTGTCGAACGAGACTGA
- a CDS encoding GNAT family N-acetyltransferase: MTDLSVRRAVDTDIGACAAVLNGWIDATPWFPRVHSAEEVEGFLRDAFPAREIWVIGNPVEGYLSVDPEAGKIGALYCARSGAGLGKALMDKAKEGRDRLFLHTHVANEAAQRFYRREGFVGAGAVDPEPPHELPELRMEWVR; the protein is encoded by the coding sequence ATGACTGATCTGTCTGTCAGGCGCGCCGTGGACACCGACATTGGCGCCTGCGCGGCGGTGTTGAACGGCTGGATCGACGCCACCCCGTGGTTCCCGCGCGTGCATTCGGCCGAAGAGGTCGAGGGCTTCCTGCGGGACGCCTTCCCCGCGCGCGAGATCTGGGTGATCGGCAATCCGGTCGAGGGCTATCTCTCTGTCGATCCCGAGGCGGGCAAAATCGGTGCGCTCTACTGTGCGCGCAGCGGCGCGGGGCTTGGCAAGGCGCTGATGGACAAGGCGAAGGAGGGGCGCGATCGGCTCTTCCTGCACACCCACGTTGCCAACGAGGCGGCGCAGCGCTTTTACCGGCGCGAGGGCTTCGTCGGCGCGGGGGCGGTCGATCCGGAGCCGCCGCACGAGCTGCCCGAGCTGCGGATGGAGTGGGTGCGATGA
- a CDS encoding NAD(P)-dependent oxidoreductase produces MDARQLAGGIRAGRLEPQALEEGFSDLHPPYDDHEALVAADRCYFCHDAPCATACPTSIDIPLFIRQIATGTPEAAAKTILSQNILGGMCARVCPTETLCEEVCVREVAEGKPVEIGRLQRYATDRIMARNTHPFERAAPTGKRVAVVGAGPAGLSCAHRLAMKGHDVVILDARAKPGGLNEFGIAAYKSTDDFAAREVDWLLGIGGITIETGRMLGRDITLAELSSDYDAVFLGLGLGGVNALGIGGDDREGVTNAVDFIADLRQAGDLAALPVGRDVVVIGGGMTAVDAAVQSKLLGALNVTIVYRRSQERMAASAFEQELAQAKGVRIICNATPKAVHGNGAVREIEFEFTDDDLTPTGESFRLPADQVFRAIGQSLVAEGLPELDGRKLAVEGPGRTSVPGVWAGGDCAAGGDDLTVTAVAEGRDAAEDIHATLMR; encoded by the coding sequence ATGGACGCAAGACAACTGGCAGGAGGGATCCGCGCGGGACGGCTTGAGCCGCAGGCGCTGGAAGAGGGGTTCTCGGACCTGCACCCACCATATGATGATCACGAGGCGTTGGTGGCGGCGGATCGCTGCTATTTCTGCCACGACGCGCCCTGCGCGACGGCATGCCCGACCTCGATCGACATTCCGCTCTTCATTCGGCAGATCGCCACCGGCACGCCCGAGGCGGCAGCCAAGACGATCCTGTCGCAGAACATCCTCGGCGGCATGTGCGCCCGGGTCTGCCCCACCGAGACGCTCTGCGAGGAGGTCTGCGTGCGCGAGGTGGCCGAGGGCAAGCCGGTCGAGATCGGTCGGCTGCAGCGCTACGCCACCGACCGCATCATGGCCCGCAACACCCACCCATTCGAGCGCGCCGCGCCGACGGGAAAGCGCGTTGCGGTGGTTGGGGCGGGGCCTGCGGGCCTGTCCTGCGCGCACCGTCTGGCGATGAAGGGTCATGACGTCGTGATCCTCGATGCGCGCGCCAAGCCCGGCGGCCTCAACGAGTTCGGCATCGCCGCCTACAAGAGCACAGACGATTTCGCCGCGCGCGAGGTGGACTGGCTGCTGGGAATCGGTGGCATCACCATCGAGACGGGCCGGATGCTCGGGCGTGATATTACGCTGGCAGAGCTGAGCTCGGATTATGACGCGGTGTTCCTCGGACTGGGCCTTGGCGGGGTCAATGCGCTGGGGATCGGCGGCGACGATCGCGAGGGCGTCACGAACGCGGTCGATTTCATTGCCGATCTGCGGCAGGCGGGTGATCTCGCTGCGCTGCCGGTGGGCCGCGATGTGGTGGTGATTGGCGGTGGCATGACCGCAGTCGATGCCGCCGTGCAGTCGAAGTTGCTGGGCGCGCTCAACGTGACCATCGTCTACCGCCGCTCGCAGGAGCGCATGGCGGCGAGCGCATTCGAGCAGGAACTGGCGCAGGCCAAGGGCGTGCGGATCATCTGCAATGCCACGCCGAAGGCGGTACACGGCAACGGCGCGGTGCGCGAGATCGAGTTCGAGTTCACCGACGACGATCTAACGCCCACGGGCGAGAGCTTCCGCCTGCCCGCCGATCAGGTCTTCCGGGCCATCGGCCAGAGCCTGGTTGCCGAGGGCTTGCCAGAGCTCGATGGCCGCAAGCTCGCGGTCGAGGGACCGGGGCGCACCTCCGTGCCCGGGGTCTGGGCCGGGGGCGACTGCGCCGCCGGGGGAGACGACCTGACCGTCACCGCCGTCGCCGAGGGCCGCGACGCGGCCGAAGACATTCACGCCACGTTGATGCGCTGA
- a CDS encoding Zn-dependent hydrolase, translated as MAAPGENLRIDGDRLWDSLMEMAKIGPGIAGGNNRQTLTDEDAEGRALFQSWCEAAGMTMGVDAMGSMFATRPGEDPDALPVYVGSHLDTQPTGGKYDGVLGVLGALEAVRTMNDLGIKTKHPIVVTNWANEEGARFAPAMLASGVFAGVLDLDYAYGRKDLEGKTYGEELKRIGWLGEEEVGARKMHAYYELHIEQGPILEAEGKDIGVVTHCQGLWWLEFTLTGKAAHTGSTPMDMRVNAGLAMGRIFEMVQEVAMAAQPGAVGGVGQVTFSPNSRNVLPGSVVFTVDIRSPDQAKLDGMRAEIEQRAAEICTELGVGCAVDPVGHFDPVTFAPELVENVRNAAERLGYSHMNLISGAGHDACWAAKVAPATMVMCPCVDGISHNEAEEISKDWAAAGTDVLFHAVLETAEIVA; from the coding sequence ATGGCGGCACCGGGCGAGAACCTCCGGATCGATGGCGACCGACTCTGGGACAGCCTGATGGAGATGGCCAAGATCGGCCCCGGCATCGCGGGGGGCAACAACCGCCAGACGCTCACCGACGAGGATGCCGAGGGGCGCGCGCTGTTCCAGAGCTGGTGCGAGGCCGCGGGCATGACCATGGGTGTTGACGCCATGGGCAGCATGTTCGCCACCCGCCCCGGTGAGGACCCGGACGCGCTGCCCGTCTACGTCGGCTCGCACCTCGATACCCAGCCAACCGGCGGCAAGTACGACGGGGTGCTGGGGGTGCTTGGCGCGCTCGAGGCGGTGCGCACGATGAACGATCTCGGCATCAAGACCAAGCACCCGATTGTGGTCACCAACTGGGCCAATGAGGAAGGCGCGCGCTTTGCCCCGGCCATGCTGGCTTCGGGGGTCTTCGCCGGGGTGCTTGACCTCGATTACGCCTACGGACGCAAGGATCTCGAGGGCAAGACCTACGGCGAAGAGCTCAAGCGCATCGGCTGGCTGGGCGAGGAAGAGGTCGGCGCGCGCAAGATGCACGCCTATTACGAACTGCACATCGAGCAAGGACCGATTCTCGAGGCCGAGGGCAAGGACATCGGCGTGGTGACCCATTGCCAGGGACTCTGGTGGCTCGAGTTTACCTTGACCGGCAAGGCCGCGCACACCGGCTCGACTCCGATGGACATGCGGGTGAACGCGGGTCTGGCAATGGGCCGTATCTTCGAGATGGTGCAGGAGGTGGCCATGGCCGCGCAGCCCGGCGCCGTCGGCGGGGTGGGGCAGGTGACCTTCTCGCCCAACTCGCGCAACGTGCTGCCCGGCAGCGTGGTCTTCACCGTCGACATTCGCTCGCCCGACCAGGCCAAGCTCGACGGCATGCGCGCCGAGATCGAGCAACGCGCCGCGGAAATCTGCACCGAGCTGGGCGTCGGCTGCGCGGTCGACCCGGTCGGGCACTTCGACCCGGTGACCTTTGCCCCCGAGCTGGTCGAGAACGTCCGCAATGCCGCCGAGCGTCTGGGCTACTCGCATATGAACCTCATCTCGGGCGCGGGCCACGATGCCTGCTGGGCCGCCAAGGTGGCGCCCGCGACCATGGTCATGTGCCCCTGCGTCGACGGCATCTCTCACAACGAGGCCGAGGAGATCTCGAAGGACTGGGCGGCGGCGGGCACAGACGTGCTGTTCCACGCGGTGCTCGAGACCGCGGAGATCGTCGCCTGA
- a CDS encoding ABC transporter ATP-binding protein, with protein MTEQAVAPAASVLHAPTVISAEGLNLVYETNDGPVQALKDVDLKIGKGDFVSFIGPSGCGKTTFLRVMADLETPTSGTVLVNGVTPEAARKARAYGYVFQAAGLYPWRTIGGNIRLPLEIMGYSKAEQAERVQRVLDLVELAGFEKKYPWQLSGGMQQRASIARALAFDADILLMDEPFGALDEIVRDHLNEQLLALWARTEKTICFVTHSIPEAVYLSTRIVVMSPRPGRITDIIESPLPKDRPLEIRDTPEFLEIAHRVREGLRAGHAYD; from the coding sequence ATGACAGAACAAGCGGTCGCTCCAGCGGCCAGCGTCCTGCATGCTCCGACGGTGATCTCGGCCGAAGGGCTGAACCTCGTCTACGAGACGAACGACGGCCCGGTTCAGGCGCTTAAAGACGTGGACTTGAAGATCGGCAAGGGCGACTTCGTCTCCTTCATCGGTCCCTCGGGCTGTGGCAAGACCACCTTCCTGCGGGTGATGGCGGACCTCGAGACGCCGACCTCGGGCACGGTGCTGGTCAATGGCGTGACCCCCGAGGCCGCCCGCAAGGCGCGCGCCTATGGTTATGTCTTTCAGGCGGCGGGGCTCTACCCGTGGCGCACCATCGGTGGCAACATCCGCCTGCCGCTGGAGATCATGGGCTATTCAAAAGCCGAGCAGGCCGAGCGGGTGCAGCGCGTGCTCGACCTGGTGGAGCTGGCGGGCTTCGAGAAGAAGTACCCCTGGCAGCTTTCGGGCGGCATGCAGCAGCGAGCGTCGATCGCCCGGGCGCTGGCTTTCGATGCCGACATTCTGCTGATGGATGAGCCCTTCGGGGCGCTCGACGAGATCGTTCGCGATCACCTCAACGAGCAGCTTTTGGCGCTCTGGGCGCGCACCGAAAAGACCATCTGCTTCGTCACCCACTCGATCCCCGAAGCGGTGTACCTGTCGACCAGGATCGTCGTCATGTCGCCGCGCCCGGGGCGGATCACCGATATCATCGAGAGCCCGCTGCCGAAGGATCGCCCGCTCGAGATCCGCGACACGCCGGAATTCCTTGAGATCGCCCACCGCGTACGCGAGGGGCTGCGGGCGGGGCATGCCTATGACTGA